A window of Taeniopygia guttata chromosome 14, bTaeGut7.mat, whole genome shotgun sequence contains these coding sequences:
- the AMZ1 gene encoding archaemetzincin-1 gives MLQCKHAQEFSFGPRALKDALISTDPALQELYAKAFSRAEKLFLSEAYNPQRTLFCTLLIRTAFDWLLSHPDAPEDFETFYHAMLRRKQNFCRKHIYLQPIDLIEGPAGLSLLDSLQSCVESFFLGLRVKCLPSIPVSSIHCCFRHSGDSDRVQLHADGILNFLKNNKPMDALCVLGLTLLDLYPCETWSFTFSKFLPGQEVGVCSFARFSGDFPQAGCSSLNPPTQKEELCEVSKEGRDRALQFSAQEMVQCCKVTCHEICHLMGLGTCRWLQCIMQGALSLDEALLRPLEPCPICLRKLQHVVGFKLIERYRKLYAWTQTVLSTWPRQESAELSASEDILPFSSDSGMCCENDSEAVTSLSEPLTPDTCSQGLSIGPELEQDEQPSSGPEGQGQPRLPGHAKATDTIKDYELWLEMCIAALERNVSEEELAQVDKTVDALAKWEMFTGQLPAMRKDLPFARDSTGLRKVLGDKFSSLRRKLSSRKLSKGESSPHRWRWEDN, from the exons ATGCTGCAGTGCAAACACGCGCAGGAGTTCAGCTTCGGGCCCCGTGCTCTGAAGGACGCGCTCATCTCCACCGACCCCGCGCTGCAGGAGCTCTACGCCAAGGCCTTCTCCAGGGCGGAGAAGCTGTTCCTGTCCGAGGCCTACAACCCCCAGCGCACGCTGTTCTGCACGCTGCTCATCCGCACAGCCTTCGACTGGCTGCTCAGCCACCCCGATGCCCCCGAGGACTTTGAGACCTTCTACCACGCCATGCTGAGGAGGAAGCAGAACTTCTGTCGAAAGCACATTTACCTGCAGCCTATAG ATTTAATCGAAGGCCCCGCTGGGCTCTCGCTGCTGGATTCCCTCCAGAGCTGTGTGGAGTCTTTCTTCCTGGGCCTGCGTGTGAAGTgccttccctccatcccagtcTCCTCCATCCACTGCTGCTTCCGCCACAGCGGGGACTCGGACAGGGTGCAGCTCCACGCAG ATGGGATCCTGAATTTCCTGAAGAACAACAAGCCCATGGATGCCCTGTGTGTCCTTGGACTTACCCTGCTGGACCTTTATCCATGTGAGACCTGGAGCTTCACATTCAGCAAATTCCTGCCAGGACAAG AAGTGGGAGTCTGCAGCTTTGCCAGGTTTTCTGGGGATTTCCCCCAGGCTGGCTGTAGCAGCTTGAACCCACCCACGCAGAAGGAAGAGCTGTGTGAAGTCAGCAAGGAGGGCAGAGACCGGGCCTTGCAGTTCAGTGCCCAGGAGATGGTCCAGTGCTGTAAG GTGACCTGCCACGAGATCTGCCACCTGATGGGGCTGGGGACGTGCCGCTGGCTGCAGTGCATCATGCAGGGCGCCCTGAGCCTGGACGAGGCGCTGCTGCGGCCCCTGGAGCCCTGCCCCATCTGCCTGCGGAAGCTGCAGCACGTCGTGGGCTTCAAACTCATCGAGCGCTACAGG AAGCTCTATGCTTGGACACAGACCGTGCTGTCCACGTGGCCAAGGCAGGAGTCAGCAGAGCTGTCTGCCTCCGAGGACATCCTCCCGTTCAGCTCTGACTCCGGGATGTGCTGTGAGAACGACTCCGAGGCCGTGACCTCCCTGTCCGAGCCGCTGACCCCCGACACCTGCAGCCAGGGCCTGTCCATCGGGCCGGAGCTGGAGCAGGACgagcagcccagctcagggcccgaggggcagggccagccccgGCTCCCGGGGCATGCCAAGGCCACGGACACCATCAAGGATTACGAGCTGTGGCTGGAGATGTGCATTGCTGCCCTGGAGAGGAACGTCTCCGAGGAGGAACTGGCTCAAGTGGACAAGACTGTGGATGCCCTGGCTAAGTGGGAAATGTTTACAGGCCAGCTGCCTGCTATGAGGAAGGACCTGCCCTTTGCTAGGGACAGCACTGGGCTACGCAAAGTCCTTGGAGACAAATTTTCCTCCTTGCGGAGGAAGTTGAGTTCCAGAAAATTGTCCAAAGGGGAATCATCCCCTCATCGCTGGCGGTGGGAGGACAACTAG